A window of the Cucurbita pepo subsp. pepo cultivar mu-cu-16 chromosome LG01, ASM280686v2, whole genome shotgun sequence genome harbors these coding sequences:
- the LOC111779531 gene encoding RNA-binding protein 2-like has product MADDYWNRQQPLLPSPGMLKRPRAEYELPSSGFPPGHDMHNHLASDDRSGPPAVKDTQAIGSAYDRYLQSVQLSSAASGEVPTIGEMGMGRPIANRIPVGSRMPGPSIPDPVVMSRPPAVSPDLAPNGRNIEYGNHLPVESMNRPGRETVPLPPDASNTLYVEGLPSDSSRREVAHIFRPFVGYKELRLVSKESKHRGGDPLILCFVDFANAACAATAMSALQGYKMDEQDPDSNYLRLQFSRHPGPRSGTGGSGGKR; this is encoded by the exons AACTTCCATCCTCTGGATTTCCTCCCGGGCATGATATGCACAATCATTTAGCTAGTGATGATCGTAGTGGTCCTCCGGCTGTAAAAGATACACAAGCAATAGGGTCAGCATATGATCGTTATCTCCAAAGTGTG CAACTTTCTTCTGCTGCATCCGGAGAAGTACCTACCATCGGGGAAATGGGGATGGGAAGGCCTATTGCAAACAGAATCCCAGTTGGGAGTAGAATGCCTGGGCCTTCAATTCCCGATCCCGTTGTAATGAGTCGTCCTCCTGCAGTCTCTCCTGATCTTGCACCAAATGGTCGGAATATCGAGTATGGTAATCATCTTCCGGTAGAGTCAATGAACAGACCCGGACGCGAAACTGTGCCTCTTCCTCCTGATGCCTCAAACACTTTATATGTTGAAGGACTTCCGTCTGATAGCTCCAGGAGGGAAGTAGCTC ATATTTTCCGTCCCTTCGTGGGATATAAAGAACTGAGACTTGTGAGCAAAGAATCTAAACAT CGTGGTGGGGACCCTCTTATATTATGCTTTGTAGATTTTGCAAACGCAGCCTGTGCAGCAACTGCCATGAGTGCATTGCAAG GTTATAAAATGGATGAACAAGACCCGGATTCTAACTACTTAAGACTACAGTTCTCACGGCATCCAGGGCCGAGGTCTGGCACTGGAGGATCGGGCGGAAAAAGGTGA
- the LOC111778403 gene encoding extensin-1-like yields MGKMGSSMAPLLCTAFLALLSLSLLSTTNANYVYASPPPPKKVDYPPPVYHSPPPPKKVYYPPPVYSPPPPKKVYYPPPVYHSPPPPKKVYYPPPVYSPPPPKKVYYPPPVYHSPPPPKKVYYPPPVYHSPPPPKKVYYPPPVYHSPPPPKKVYYPPPVYHSPPPPKKVYYPPPVYHSPPPPKKVYYPPPVYHSPPPPKKVYYPPPVYSPPPPKKVYYPPPVYSPPPPKKVYYPPPVYSPPPPKKVYYPPPVYSPPPPKKVYYPPPVYSPPPPKKVYYPPPVYSPPPPKKVYYPPPVYSPPPPKKVYYPPPVHSPPPPVYYYSSPPPPHY; encoded by the coding sequence ATGGGGAAAATGGGATCCTCAATGGCTCCTCTTCTTTGTACTGCCTTTCTGGCTCTTCTTTCCCTAAGCTTGCTATCAACCACCAATGCTAATTATGTCTATGCCTCTCCCCCGCCTCCTAAGAAGGTAGACTATCCGCCTCCCGTCTACCATTCTCCGCCACCACCTAAGAAGGTGTATTACCCGCCTCCTGTTTACTCTCCGCCACCACCTAAGAAGGTCTACTACCCACCTCCCGTCTACcattctcctccaccaccGAAGAAGGTCTACTACCCTCCTCCTGTCTActcaccaccaccacccaaGAAGGTGTACTACCCGCCTCCAGTCTACCATTCTCCCCCACCACCCAAGAAGGTGTACTACCCACCTCCGGTCTACCATTCTCCCCCACCACCCAAGAAGGTGTACTACCCGCCTCCCGTCTACCATTCTCCCCCACCACCCAAGAAGGTATACTACCCGCCTCCAGTCTACcattctccaccaccacccaAGAAGGTGTACTACCCGCCTCCAGTTTACCATTCTCCCCCACCACCCAAGAAGGTCTACTACCCACCTCCGGTCTATcattctccaccaccaccgaAGAAGGTCTACTACCCACCACCTGTCTACTCTCCCCCACCACCCAAGAAAGTCTACTACCCGCCTCCTGTTtactctccaccaccacccaAGAAGGTATACTACCCACCTCCAGTCtactctccaccaccacccaAGAAGGTCTACTACCCACCACCTGTCtactctccaccaccacccaAGAAGGTCTACTACCCACCTCCTGTCTACTCTCCCCCACCACCCAAGAAGGTCTACTACCCACCTCCCGTCtactctccaccaccacccaAGAAGGTATACTACCCTCCACCCGTGtactctccaccaccacccaAGAAAGTATACTACCCGCCACCAGTAcactctccaccaccaccggTGTATTACTACTCATCCCCACCTCCTCCCCACTACTAG